A genomic segment from Gammaproteobacteria bacterium encodes:
- a CDS encoding DNA polymerase III subunit chi: MTAVRIDFYVLEADATDGRLRLACKIIDRAYRSGHTAYLWARDDHETDLLDDLLWTFSQNSFVPHSRNSHNSDLTTPVHIGHHPPQSGSAEVVVSVADRPVEDYSNFLRIAEVVGFGEAEKQSGRSRFKFYRDQGLELETHRITL; the protein is encoded by the coding sequence ATGACTGCAGTGCGTATAGATTTTTATGTTCTCGAAGCAGATGCAACTGATGGGCGCTTAAGGCTCGCATGCAAAATCATCGATCGTGCCTATCGCAGCGGACATACGGCCTATCTGTGGGCTCGTGATGACCATGAAACCGACCTACTCGATGACCTGTTATGGACGTTCTCACAAAACAGCTTTGTCCCGCATAGTCGAAACAGTCACAATTCTGATCTCACCACCCCGGTGCATATTGGCCATCACCCGCCCCAATCGGGATCTGCGGAGGTCGTGGTGTCTGTAGCTGACCGACCGGTTGAAGATTATTCCAATTTTCTGAGAATCGCCGAAGTTGTTGGTTTTGGTGAAGCCGAAAAACAGTCCGGTCGGTCCCGATTCAAGTTCTATCGGGATCAGGGGCTGGAACTTGAAACCCATCGGATCACTCTTTGA
- the lptF gene encoding LPS export ABC transporter permease LptF, whose amino-acid sequence MILRRAFVREVLLTSVAVTLVMLMIFIVVRALGFLRQAAEGMIPVDSIFLLLLLKVMTYMDVILPLMVFVAILMVLDRWSRDNETVIMAASGYSPGHLLKPAAFLLMVSALVVGGFSFYLSPLAVRVGGAIEHEFRTGKEVSGIMAGVFTETRNGRGVYFVETADNDLSVYEHVFIYGSDATQDGVVVAATARQEQDSNSAGRFLVLENGVRYEGVPGDPAYRVIEFESYAIRLLSDLVPEPPVPLRGRRNQELWQQYGLVGYGALARSELHWRLSKVVVLPVMILFALGLGHISPGRGRLPAIIAALAIYFCYTNVAGLAVATIRKSTTLSPTIGLWTLHLVFAVVAIYLFWCRTANRPLLSLKRSPAGS is encoded by the coding sequence ATGATTCTTAGACGGGCGTTTGTCCGGGAAGTATTGCTGACCAGTGTTGCTGTTACGCTGGTTATGCTGATGATCTTTATTGTTGTTCGGGCGCTCGGTTTCCTCCGCCAGGCAGCAGAAGGCATGATTCCCGTAGACAGCATCTTTTTGCTGTTGTTGCTTAAAGTAATGACTTACATGGATGTTATTCTCCCACTGATGGTCTTTGTGGCTATCCTGATGGTTCTGGATCGCTGGAGCCGCGACAATGAAACCGTCATTATGGCAGCGTCCGGGTACAGCCCTGGCCATCTGCTCAAACCAGCTGCTTTTTTGCTGATGGTGTCGGCTCTGGTCGTAGGCGGATTTTCGTTTTATCTGTCGCCACTGGCGGTTCGTGTCGGGGGAGCAATTGAGCACGAATTCCGTACAGGCAAAGAGGTCAGCGGCATTATGGCAGGTGTGTTTACAGAAACACGAAACGGCCGGGGGGTTTATTTTGTGGAGACAGCAGACAACGACCTGTCGGTGTATGAACATGTATTTATTTATGGGTCTGATGCGACTCAGGACGGGGTCGTCGTGGCTGCGACTGCACGGCAGGAGCAGGACAGCAACTCCGCTGGTCGTTTTCTGGTTCTGGAGAATGGCGTTCGCTATGAAGGCGTGCCGGGTGACCCAGCGTATCGGGTGATTGAATTTGAGTCTTATGCGATTCGGCTGTTGTCTGACCTGGTGCCAGAGCCGCCAGTCCCATTGCGGGGTCGGCGCAACCAGGAACTGTGGCAGCAATACGGTCTAGTAGGCTACGGTGCATTGGCTCGGTCGGAACTGCATTGGCGACTCTCAAAGGTTGTTGTTTTGCCCGTTATGATTCTGTTTGCGTTGGGGCTTGGTCATATCAGCCCCGGTCGGGGTCGATTGCCGGCAATCATAGCGGCGCTAGCGATCTATTTCTGTTACACCAATGTAGCCGGCCTTGCCGTAGCCACAATCCGTAAAAGCACGACGCTGTCTCCCACCATTGGCCTTTGGACACTGCACCTGGTGTTCGCAGTGGTGGCGATTTACCTTTTCTGGTGCAGGACAGCCAACCGGCCTCTGCTGAGCCTGAAACGATCTCCTGCCGGGTCATGA
- the ald gene encoding alanine dehydrogenase yields the protein MLIGIPKEIKNHEYRVGLAPASVREVIAHGHDVQVQENAGEGIGATDDDYRSVGAAVIDDPSRIFGEADMIVKVKEPLEPERKLLREEQVLFTYLHLAPDPEQTSDLVDSGAVCIAYETVTSPSGGLPLLAPMSKVAGRMAIQAGAHCLENPHGGRGMLLGGVPGVDPAKVVILGAGVVGTHATHIAVGMGADVWVIDRNPDVLESHWQQFGRSTNSVFSTRDAVEHHVQEADLVIGGVLIPGAAAPKLVTAAMVRGMKTGSVIVDVAIDQGGCCETSRPTTHAEPTYVVDGVVHYCVANMPGGVPRTSTYALNNVTLPHVLKLADAGYRQALRDDSHLRNGLNVHGGKITCQEVARALGYDFTDPVDALKH from the coding sequence ATGCTGATCGGAATTCCAAAAGAAATCAAGAATCATGAATACCGAGTAGGCCTCGCACCTGCCAGTGTGCGAGAGGTGATAGCGCATGGTCATGACGTCCAGGTCCAGGAAAATGCCGGAGAAGGTATCGGCGCAACAGATGATGATTATCGTTCTGTTGGGGCAGCCGTCATTGATGACCCATCTCGGATCTTCGGCGAAGCCGACATGATTGTAAAAGTGAAGGAACCGCTGGAACCGGAACGCAAACTACTTCGTGAAGAACAGGTGCTGTTCACATACCTTCATCTCGCACCAGACCCTGAGCAGACCTCTGATCTGGTTGATTCTGGCGCTGTATGTATAGCTTACGAAACGGTGACCTCTCCGTCGGGAGGTCTGCCGCTGCTCGCACCCATGTCGAAAGTTGCCGGGCGTATGGCTATTCAGGCAGGTGCCCACTGCCTGGAAAACCCACATGGTGGACGAGGCATGCTCCTGGGCGGTGTGCCCGGCGTTGATCCGGCCAAAGTCGTGATTCTGGGGGCAGGCGTGGTTGGGACCCACGCTACTCACATCGCGGTGGGTATGGGTGCGGACGTCTGGGTTATCGACCGCAATCCAGATGTGCTCGAGTCGCACTGGCAACAGTTTGGCCGCTCGACTAATTCGGTCTTCTCGACTCGGGACGCCGTTGAACACCACGTACAGGAGGCTGATCTTGTCATCGGCGGCGTACTGATCCCGGGTGCGGCTGCCCCAAAGCTGGTTACGGCGGCCATGGTCCGCGGCATGAAAACAGGCTCAGTGATTGTGGACGTTGCAATTGATCAGGGCGGATGTTGTGAAACATCCAGGCCGACAACCCATGCTGAACCGACTTACGTGGTCGACGGCGTGGTTCATTACTGTGTCGCCAATATGCCAGGTGGTGTACCGCGAACCTCAACCTACGCACTCAACAATGTCACCCTCCCCCATGTTCTGAAACTGGCCGATGCCGGTTATCGTCAGGCGCTCAGGGATGATTCGCATCTTCGAAACGGACTTAACGTCCATGGCGGGAAAATCACCTGTCAGGAAGTAGCTCGTGCTCTCGGCTATGATTTCACCGATCCAGTGGATGCCCTTAAACACTGA
- a CDS encoding leucyl aminopeptidase, which translates to MKINLTSADPTSLKTDCLVVGILDDGKLTASAKKADKSMGGIIQRLVDDGDIKGTSGSILMIPCHPNGPARRVLTVGLGKAHESGVAEYKQAVDSAATALARLPIRNATVTLAETEVADRDVSERLRLLASAVCDSTYQFDQTKSTKESKRPLARVTFSVGSRAVSARARRAIRESQAISNGVKLARDLSNLPGNICTPSYLAAQARKLQRSHGLKVTVLDEKRMEKLKMGSLLSVSQGSRQPAKFIIIEHRGAAQSERPVVLVGKGLTFDAGGISLKPAAGMQEMKYDMCGGASVFGALSAVAELDLPLNVIGIVPSSENLPDGAANKPGDIVTSMSGKTIEILNTDAEGRLILCDALTYAERYKPDAIVDIATLTGACVIALGHPASGVFSNDDTLADQLLDAGEQTRDRAWRLPLWDEYHEQLKSGFADMANVGGRGAGAVTAACFLSRFAEKMKWAHMDIAGSAWKTNTKTGATGRPVPLLTQFLINRSTN; encoded by the coding sequence ATGAAAATTAATCTCACCAGCGCTGACCCTACAAGCCTCAAAACCGACTGTCTGGTTGTCGGGATTCTAGACGATGGGAAACTGACAGCAAGTGCCAAAAAAGCCGATAAGTCGATGGGCGGCATCATCCAGCGTCTGGTCGACGACGGCGATATCAAAGGCACCAGCGGCTCAATTCTGATGATTCCGTGCCATCCCAATGGACCGGCTCGGCGCGTGCTTACCGTAGGTTTGGGCAAAGCCCACGAATCCGGTGTTGCCGAATACAAACAAGCCGTGGACAGTGCAGCCACTGCACTCGCACGGTTACCCATACGCAACGCCACGGTGACCTTGGCCGAAACTGAAGTTGCTGACCGGGATGTCAGTGAGCGCCTGCGGCTCCTCGCCTCCGCAGTGTGCGATTCCACTTACCAGTTCGATCAAACTAAAAGCACGAAAGAGAGCAAACGCCCTCTCGCTCGTGTCACATTTTCTGTCGGTTCAAGAGCAGTTTCGGCGCGGGCCCGGCGAGCCATCCGCGAAAGTCAGGCGATTTCAAATGGTGTAAAACTGGCCCGAGATCTCAGCAACCTGCCCGGCAATATCTGCACACCGAGTTACCTGGCCGCCCAGGCACGAAAACTGCAGCGAAGCCATGGATTGAAGGTTACTGTTCTAGACGAGAAACGCATGGAAAAGCTCAAAATGGGATCCCTGCTGTCGGTCTCCCAGGGCAGTCGACAACCCGCGAAGTTCATCATCATAGAACACCGGGGTGCCGCACAAAGTGAACGCCCGGTGGTTCTGGTTGGAAAGGGACTTACATTTGACGCCGGCGGTATTTCGCTTAAACCTGCAGCCGGCATGCAAGAAATGAAATACGATATGTGTGGCGGTGCCAGTGTATTCGGCGCCTTAAGTGCAGTTGCCGAACTTGACCTGCCACTTAATGTGATAGGGATCGTGCCCAGTAGCGAGAATCTACCCGATGGCGCCGCCAACAAACCCGGTGATATCGTCACCAGTATGTCCGGTAAGACCATTGAGATACTCAATACGGATGCGGAAGGCAGGCTCATATTGTGTGATGCGCTTACCTATGCGGAGCGCTATAAACCCGATGCAATTGTTGATATTGCCACCCTAACCGGTGCTTGTGTGATCGCCCTGGGTCACCCGGCAAGCGGCGTATTCAGCAATGACGACACTCTCGCCGATCAACTGCTCGATGCGGGTGAGCAAACGCGTGACCGCGCCTGGCGATTGCCGTTGTGGGATGAATATCATGAACAACTTAAGAGTGGATTTGCCGACATGGCGAATGTCGGTGGTCGAGGAGCCGGTGCCGTCACTGCCGCCTGTTTTCTATCGCGTTTTGCTGAAAAGATGAAGTGGGCCCACATGGACATCGCCGGCAGCGCCTGGAAGACGAACACCAAGACTGGGGCAACGGGTCGACCAGTACCCCTGCTGACGCAGTTCCTGATTAATCGATCGACAAATTAA
- the lptG gene encoding LPS export ABC transporter permease LptG, with product MKLIDIYIGRTIVQQSLLVIAVLAGIFVFLNFIDQLSDLGSGSYGLLDALRFVLLTTPRIIYDIFPMAGLVGTILGLSVLARHSELTVMRASGISLGQITGSVLKVGAIFVLLAVVIGELVSPFTETLAQRGRIEALERNIEQKHSSGLWMRDKSTFVNVAEVLPDLSLLRIKIFEFDRKDRDRLVSLTYARSGHYNQDRWQLNDVRQTIIDEKGRADVHHVIQSAWVTEVTPGMMSVFLVQSGQLPLWQLKRYIEHLKLNAQDTRAYELAYWGKVVLPLSTAVMLILAVPFVFSSIRAGSLGRNLFLGIMVGLGFYVLNKALGYIVLVYGVHPFIGATLPTLLFLGGALILYRRVA from the coding sequence GTGAAACTGATCGACATTTATATCGGCCGCACTATTGTTCAACAGTCGTTACTGGTTATAGCGGTTCTGGCCGGGATATTTGTTTTTCTGAATTTTATCGACCAGCTGTCTGACTTGGGGTCAGGGTCGTATGGTTTGCTTGATGCACTGCGGTTTGTCTTGCTCACCACGCCACGGATTATCTATGACATCTTTCCGATGGCTGGCCTGGTAGGGACGATCCTTGGACTTTCAGTATTGGCGCGACATTCCGAACTGACCGTCATGAGAGCCAGTGGTATTTCACTCGGCCAGATTACAGGTTCAGTCCTTAAAGTGGGCGCAATCTTTGTGCTCCTGGCTGTGGTGATAGGTGAACTCGTGAGCCCGTTCACTGAGACGCTGGCGCAGCGCGGTCGGATCGAAGCGCTGGAACGCAATATCGAGCAGAAACACAGCTCTGGTCTGTGGATGCGTGACAAGAGCACATTTGTCAATGTTGCTGAAGTGTTGCCTGATCTCAGTCTGTTGCGGATCAAGATTTTTGAGTTTGATCGCAAGGACCGTGATCGACTGGTATCGCTGACCTATGCGCGTAGCGGCCACTACAACCAAGATCGTTGGCAGCTGAACGATGTAAGGCAGACGATCATTGATGAGAAAGGCCGTGCTGACGTCCACCATGTTATTCAGTCAGCCTGGGTAACAGAAGTGACGCCAGGGATGATGTCAGTTTTCTTGGTGCAGTCTGGACAGCTGCCCCTGTGGCAACTCAAGAGGTATATCGAGCACCTGAAATTAAACGCTCAGGACACCAGGGCATACGAGTTGGCCTATTGGGGTAAAGTGGTTTTGCCGCTGTCGACGGCTGTGATGCTGATACTCGCTGTACCTTTTGTATTCAGCAGTATTCGTGCCGGTAGTCTTGGGCGGAACCTCTTCCTGGGAATCATGGTTGGGTTGGGGTTTTACGTCTTGAACAAAGCGTTGGGGTATATCGTACTTGTTTACGGCGTACACCCGTTTATCGGTGCAACGTTGCCGACGCTGCTGTTTCTTGGTGGTGCACTGATCCTGTATCGCCGCGTGGCCTGA
- a CDS encoding extracellular solute-binding protein encodes MWSDYLTLGFLESFKDKTGINVNHTPIGSNEEILYKMKSTNGRGFDICSPTNMRSLQWEPLGLLQPFDRSRIKNLNNVNPAMLVVGDQEWNFGGNGSYWLPLIWGTEGVAWRTDKWMPPRDGEIPSYGDIWQPDMEGKTMMSPHSGMLGAGLYLETTGVLDAGAMRKAYADEAIMRKTWAVVTDFCIKNKTQVKLFWNNADTQRNGLMGGGLVVGQTWEGPPITLMQNGAPVQYRAPIEGSLAWIDGMSLSAAADDLDSVYAFIDYCFTPEPAGKSIDGGGDSDWGSHGYNSAVLGADRFSSLNHSKIFSSVYPGNSLFNLWPWPREPQWYADVRTEYRNKFVNAWLAQ; translated from the coding sequence ATGTGGTCAGATTACCTTACACTGGGATTTCTGGAATCCTTCAAGGACAAGACTGGTATAAACGTTAACCACACGCCAATCGGTTCGAATGAAGAAATTCTATACAAAATGAAATCCACTAACGGTCGGGGTTTTGATATCTGTAGCCCCACCAATATGCGATCTCTGCAGTGGGAGCCTCTAGGTTTGTTACAACCATTTGATCGTAGTCGGATTAAAAACCTCAACAATGTAAACCCGGCGATGCTGGTGGTGGGTGACCAGGAATGGAATTTTGGTGGAAACGGTTCCTACTGGTTGCCGCTTATCTGGGGCACAGAAGGTGTGGCCTGGCGCACGGACAAATGGATGCCACCGCGAGATGGCGAGATTCCCAGTTATGGGGATATCTGGCAACCGGATATGGAAGGAAAAACCATGATGAGTCCACATTCGGGTATGCTCGGTGCAGGCTTATACTTGGAGACAACCGGTGTCCTGGACGCTGGTGCCATGCGCAAGGCATATGCCGATGAAGCGATAATGCGCAAGACCTGGGCGGTTGTGACTGATTTCTGTATTAAGAACAAAACTCAGGTCAAACTATTTTGGAACAATGCTGATACCCAGAGGAACGGTTTAATGGGCGGAGGTTTGGTTGTTGGTCAGACTTGGGAAGGTCCACCGATTACCTTGATGCAGAACGGCGCCCCGGTTCAGTACCGAGCTCCAATAGAAGGATCACTGGCATGGATCGATGGAATGTCCCTCTCAGCCGCAGCCGACGATCTTGATTCGGTTTATGCATTTATCGACTACTGTTTCACACCGGAGCCGGCAGGCAAGTCAATCGATGGTGGTGGTGACAGTGATTGGGGGAGTCATGGCTACAACTCCGCCGTGCTTGGTGCTGATCGCTTTAGCAGTCTTAACCACAGTAAGATATTTTCATCAGTCTATCCAGGGAATTCTCTATTTAATCTGTGGCCGTGGCCAAGGGAGCCTCAATGGTACGCTGACGTGCGAACCGAATACCGTAATAAATTTGTCAACGCCTGGCTCGCCCAGTAG
- a CDS encoding cobalamin-independent methionine synthase II family protein: MVKTTCIGAYPKPDYVDLPDWFNHPDGPDATDPTERWSDAMNALGDDAESIISRGVQEVIADQIEAGIDIPTDGEVPRENYIHYHCRHIKGIDFGVLTEVSLRNGAYSARLPTVNGPVSARNIFLVRDWKRAQGCTDRPIKITIPGPMTITDTTADAYYDNAERLGAKLADALNREVIALAEAGCSNIQVDEPLFARKPAAALDYGFENLERTFHRCPKNVIRTVHMCCGYPDRLDNPDYPKADLDSYNKLADAIEYSSIMAVSFEDAHRHNDLSLLDRFNQTHVILGVIAVAKSKVESVGEIRDRLVSALEHIDADRLLAAPDCGLGLLSRELARSKLSNMCEAVRTIG; encoded by the coding sequence GTGGTCAAGACCACCTGTATCGGTGCCTACCCAAAACCGGATTACGTAGACCTTCCGGACTGGTTCAACCACCCTGACGGCCCAGATGCCACGGACCCGACAGAACGTTGGTCAGACGCTATGAATGCGCTTGGTGATGATGCGGAGAGCATCATCAGTAGAGGTGTCCAGGAAGTCATTGCAGACCAGATTGAAGCGGGGATTGATATTCCGACCGACGGTGAGGTCCCACGCGAGAACTATATCCATTACCACTGCCGGCATATCAAGGGTATTGATTTTGGAGTTCTGACTGAGGTCTCTCTGAGGAACGGCGCTTACAGTGCTCGATTACCAACCGTCAATGGACCGGTCAGTGCGCGAAATATTTTTCTGGTGCGGGACTGGAAACGCGCTCAGGGTTGTACCGACAGGCCGATCAAAATCACAATTCCCGGACCAATGACCATCACCGATACCACCGCCGATGCGTACTACGATAACGCCGAGCGACTTGGTGCCAAGCTGGCGGATGCGTTGAATCGCGAAGTGATCGCTCTCGCAGAAGCCGGGTGCTCGAACATTCAGGTTGACGAACCGCTATTTGCGCGAAAACCCGCCGCTGCACTGGATTATGGTTTCGAAAACCTGGAACGTACCTTCCACCGATGTCCCAAGAATGTCATCCGTACGGTGCATATGTGCTGCGGCTACCCGGATCGGTTAGACAATCCGGATTATCCTAAGGCAGATCTGGACAGCTACAACAAGCTGGCAGATGCTATCGAATACTCGTCTATCATGGCGGTGTCCTTTGAGGATGCACATCGCCACAATGACTTATCGCTGCTGGATCGGTTCAACCAGACCCATGTCATCCTGGGTGTGATTGCAGTTGCCAAAAGTAAAGTGGAATCAGTGGGCGAAATCAGAGATCGACTGGTGTCTGCGTTGGAACACATCGATGCGGATCGCCTGCTGGCTGCACCGGATTGCGGGCTGGGGCTCTTGAGTCGGGAGTTGGCTCGCTCAAAGTTGTCGAATATGTGTGAAGCGGTGCGCACCATTGGCTGA
- the xsc gene encoding sulfoacetaldehyde acetyltransferase, which translates to MKMTTEEAFVKVLQMHGIEHAFGIIGSAMMPISDLFPAAGIKFWDCAHECNAGMSADGYTRATGKMSMAIAQNGPGITNFVTPIITAYWNHSPLLLVTPQAANKTIEQGGFQEVKQMAVFENMVCYQEEVREPSRIAEVLNRVIEKARRESAPAQINVPRDYWTHEIDIELPQIIRMERSPGGKNAIAEAAKLLSDAQFPVVLNGAGVVLSGAIESSRALAEKLDSPVCCNYQHNDAFYGSHPLFVGPLGYNGSKAAMELISRADVVLALGTRLNPFSTLPCYGIDYWPANARIIQVDINADRIGLTKKVDVAIQGDARRVADQIYEQLSDNAGDTDRDARRELIAQSKSGWQEELASMVHEDDDPGTNWNQHSRDREPNCMSPREAWRAIMAALPKEAIISSDIGNNCAIGNAYPTFEQGRKYLAPGLFGPCGYGFPSILGAKIGCPDVPVVGFAGDGAFGISMNEMTACGRNEWPPITMVVFRNYQWGAEKRNTILWYNDNFVGTELNVGVEYAKVAEACGLKGVKVRDMKELTDALRTAIQEQMNNNTTTFIEVVLNQELGEPFRRDAMKAPVAVAGIDAADMKPQQIS; encoded by the coding sequence ATGAAGATGACCACCGAAGAAGCATTTGTAAAAGTCCTGCAAATGCATGGCATTGAACATGCCTTCGGCATCATCGGTTCGGCGATGATGCCGATATCGGATCTGTTTCCGGCTGCCGGAATTAAGTTCTGGGACTGTGCGCATGAATGTAACGCCGGCATGAGTGCTGACGGATATACGCGGGCCACTGGAAAAATGAGTATGGCGATTGCACAAAATGGCCCCGGGATCACAAATTTTGTGACGCCCATTATTACCGCATACTGGAACCATTCGCCGTTGCTGCTTGTAACGCCTCAGGCCGCCAACAAGACCATAGAGCAAGGCGGTTTTCAGGAAGTAAAACAGATGGCCGTGTTCGAGAACATGGTCTGCTACCAGGAGGAAGTACGCGAACCTTCCCGTATTGCCGAAGTCCTGAATCGGGTGATTGAGAAAGCACGTCGCGAATCTGCACCTGCTCAGATCAATGTCCCACGAGACTACTGGACTCATGAGATCGATATTGAACTGCCACAGATTATTCGTATGGAACGCTCACCGGGTGGAAAGAACGCCATCGCAGAAGCAGCGAAACTTCTATCCGATGCCCAATTTCCGGTAGTTCTAAATGGTGCGGGAGTAGTTCTCAGCGGCGCAATCGAGTCCTCCAGGGCACTGGCGGAAAAACTTGACTCGCCAGTATGCTGTAACTACCAGCACAACGATGCCTTCTATGGTTCTCACCCGCTTTTTGTCGGTCCGCTGGGTTATAACGGCTCAAAAGCCGCTATGGAACTCATATCCAGGGCCGATGTCGTACTGGCACTGGGCACTCGCCTCAACCCTTTCTCAACACTGCCGTGCTACGGAATCGATTACTGGCCAGCAAACGCCCGCATCATTCAGGTGGACATCAATGCAGACCGCATCGGGCTGACCAAAAAAGTAGACGTTGCGATCCAGGGTGATGCCCGTCGGGTTGCCGATCAGATCTACGAACAACTCTCAGACAACGCAGGGGACACAGATCGTGATGCACGCCGCGAACTGATCGCCCAGTCCAAATCAGGCTGGCAGGAAGAACTGGCATCCATGGTTCATGAAGATGATGATCCAGGCACCAATTGGAACCAGCATTCACGTGATCGTGAACCGAACTGCATGTCCCCCCGCGAAGCCTGGCGCGCCATTATGGCGGCACTTCCCAAAGAAGCAATTATCTCTTCTGATATTGGGAACAACTGTGCGATTGGAAATGCCTACCCAACTTTCGAACAAGGTCGTAAATACCTGGCACCCGGTTTGTTTGGTCCATGTGGGTATGGCTTTCCGTCGATACTCGGGGCAAAAATTGGCTGTCCGGATGTGCCTGTTGTTGGCTTTGCCGGGGATGGTGCCTTTGGCATTTCGATGAACGAAATGACCGCCTGCGGGCGTAATGAATGGCCACCAATCACTATGGTCGTTTTCCGCAATTACCAGTGGGGTGCTGAAAAACGAAATACCATCCTCTGGTATAACGATAACTTCGTTGGTACCGAGTTGAACGTCGGCGTGGAGTACGCCAAGGTCGCCGAGGCGTGCGGCTTGAAAGGAGTGAAGGTCCGAGACATGAAAGAGTTGACCGACGCCCTGAGAACTGCCATCCAAGAACAGATGAATAACAACACAACTACGTTTATCGAGGTTGTTCTAAATCAGGAACTGGGCGAACCCTTCCGACGAGACGCCATGAAAGCGCCGGTTGCAGTCGCCGGAATCGATGCGGCTGACATGAAACCGCAACAGATCAGCTAG
- a CDS encoding aminotransferase class III-fold pyridoxal phosphate-dependent enzyme, whose translation MKYDLEFLENYWMPFTSNRDFKADPRLVVRAEGVYMYSHEGERILDGSSGLFCCAAGHSRPEIAEAVYSQLKEAAYVPPFQLSQPLAFELARRVSQMTPVGLDHIFFVNSGSESVDTAMKIAYAYHYARGQGQRQRFVSRERAYHGVNMAGVSLSGMIKNRQAFGPGIPGVVHMRHTWLPENRFVRGQPETGIELADDLERAAMNYGPDTIAACIVEPIAGSTGCLVPPKGYLERLREICDTHGILLIFDEVICGFGRLGAPFAAQAFGVTPDVMTMAKAMTNAAQPMGAVAVSDKVHSTILEAAPEGAVEFFHGYTYSAHPAACAAGLATMDLFEKEDLVARAKALSPYFLDQVYALSDLQIITDIRGYGLFAGIDISPEGGAGVRGLDFQKRLYRNGLHIKMTGDAGLLAPPLIAEPKHIDRMCEILRQTLLEY comes from the coding sequence ATGAAATACGATCTCGAGTTTCTTGAAAACTACTGGATGCCGTTTACATCAAACCGGGATTTTAAGGCTGATCCCCGACTCGTGGTGCGTGCAGAAGGAGTGTATATGTACAGCCACGAAGGAGAACGCATACTTGATGGCTCATCAGGCCTATTCTGCTGCGCCGCCGGCCACAGTCGGCCGGAGATTGCCGAGGCGGTTTATAGCCAGTTGAAAGAGGCCGCCTACGTACCTCCCTTTCAGCTGAGTCAACCCTTAGCGTTTGAACTTGCCCGACGGGTGTCACAGATGACACCGGTTGGCCTGGATCATATTTTCTTCGTCAATTCCGGTTCGGAATCGGTCGATACGGCCATGAAAATTGCCTATGCCTACCACTATGCCCGCGGACAAGGACAGCGCCAGCGATTCGTGTCCCGGGAACGAGCCTACCACGGCGTCAACATGGCGGGTGTGTCGTTGAGTGGCATGATCAAGAATCGGCAAGCCTTCGGCCCCGGCATCCCCGGGGTGGTGCATATGCGCCACACCTGGTTGCCCGAGAACCGGTTTGTCCGGGGACAGCCGGAGACTGGGATTGAGTTGGCGGATGATCTCGAACGAGCGGCAATGAACTACGGGCCGGACACGATCGCGGCCTGTATTGTTGAGCCGATTGCGGGATCGACCGGTTGCTTGGTGCCACCAAAGGGGTACCTGGAACGTTTGCGTGAAATTTGCGATACGCACGGGATTCTGTTGATTTTCGACGAGGTCATTTGTGGATTCGGTCGACTGGGTGCACCGTTTGCCGCCCAGGCATTTGGTGTCACCCCTGACGTGATGACCATGGCGAAGGCGATGACCAATGCTGCCCAGCCTATGGGGGCCGTGGCTGTAAGTGACAAAGTTCATTCGACAATTCTGGAGGCGGCACCGGAAGGTGCTGTGGAATTCTTCCACGGGTATACCTATTCAGCACACCCGGCAGCCTGCGCGGCTGGGCTTGCCACCATGGACCTGTTCGAAAAAGAGGATCTGGTTGCACGCGCCAAGGCGCTTTCGCCGTATTTTCTGGATCAGGTGTATGCCTTAAGCGACCTGCAGATCATCACCGACATCCGCGGTTACGGGCTCTTCGCCGGCATCGATATATCGCCTGAAGGTGGCGCAGGCGTCCGAGGACTGGACTTCCAGAAACGGCTTTATCGTAACGGGCTGCACATCAAAATGACCGGGGATGCAGGCCTGCTGGCTCCACCGCTTATCGCCGAGCCTAAACATATAGACCGTATGTGTGAAATTCTGCGTCAGACACTCTTGGAATATTGA